A stretch of Paracoccus sp. N5 DNA encodes these proteins:
- the clpB gene encoding ATP-dependent chaperone ClpB, translated as MDMEKFTERSRGFLQAAQTIAIREENQRVMPEHLLKALMDDDQGFASNLIARAGGDAQAVRQAVDLAVGKQPKVSGGQGQVYVDPSMVRVLDEAEKLAKKAGDSFVPAERILTALAVVNTNARDALSAGKVTAQALNAAINDVRKGRTADTASAEDSYEALSKYARNLTEAAADGKIDPIIGRDEEIRRAMQVLSRRTKNNPVLIGEPGVGKTAIAEGLALRIIDGDVPESLRNKQLWALDMGALIAGAKYRGEFEERLKAVLKEIENAAGEIVLFIDELHVLVGAGKTDGAMDAANLIKPALARGELHCVGATTLDEYRKYIEKDAALARRFQPVMVLEPTVEDTISILRGIKEKYELHHGVRISDAALVAAAQLSHRYITDRFLPDKAIDLVDEAASRLRMEVDSKPEELDQLDRQILQMQIEAEALKKEDDAASKDRLEKLEKQLSELQERSATMTARWQAERDRLEGSRNLKEQLDRARAELDQAKREGNLARAGELSYGIIPGLEKKLAEAEGPDEGPMVEEAVRPEQIAEVVERWTGIPTSKMLEGEREKLLKMEEVLGKRVIGQSEAVTAVANAVRRARAGLNDPKRPLGSFLFLGPTGVGKTELTKAIAEYMFDDDNAMVRIDMSEFMEKHSVARLIGAPPGYVGYDEGGVLTEAVRRRPYQVILFDEVEKAHPDVFNVLLQVLDDGQLTDGQGRTVDFKQTLIILTSNLGAQALSALPDGADSSQARTQVMDAVRAHFRPEFLNRLDEIIIFHRLTRENMDGIVKIQLMGLEHRLAQRNIHLDLDEDAMKWLADEGYDPVFGARPLKRVIQRSLQNPLAEMILGGEVLDGQTVHVSAGPDGLIVGNRVTGAHLGEADESGPRAPLH; from the coding sequence ATGGATATGGAAAAATTCACGGAACGCTCGCGCGGCTTCCTGCAGGCCGCCCAGACCATCGCGATCCGCGAGGAAAACCAGCGCGTGATGCCCGAGCATCTGCTGAAGGCGCTGATGGATGACGACCAGGGTTTCGCCAGCAACCTGATCGCGCGCGCCGGGGGCGATGCCCAGGCGGTGCGGCAGGCGGTCGATCTGGCCGTGGGCAAGCAGCCCAAGGTCAGCGGCGGGCAGGGCCAGGTCTATGTCGACCCCTCGATGGTGCGCGTGCTGGACGAGGCCGAGAAGCTGGCCAAGAAGGCCGGCGACAGTTTCGTTCCGGCCGAGCGCATCCTGACCGCTCTGGCGGTCGTCAACACCAATGCGCGCGATGCGCTCAGCGCCGGCAAGGTCACGGCGCAGGCGTTGAACGCCGCGATCAACGATGTCCGCAAGGGCCGCACGGCGGATACCGCCAGCGCCGAGGACAGCTATGAGGCGCTGTCGAAATACGCCCGCAACCTGACCGAGGCCGCGGCCGACGGCAAGATCGACCCCATCATCGGCCGGGACGAGGAAATCCGCCGCGCCATGCAGGTGCTGTCGCGCCGCACCAAGAACAACCCGGTGCTGATCGGCGAGCCCGGCGTCGGCAAGACCGCCATCGCCGAGGGTCTGGCGCTGCGCATCATCGACGGCGACGTGCCCGAGAGCCTGCGCAACAAGCAGCTCTGGGCGCTGGACATGGGCGCGCTGATCGCCGGCGCGAAATACCGCGGCGAGTTCGAGGAGCGGCTGAAGGCGGTGCTGAAGGAGATCGAGAACGCCGCCGGCGAGATCGTGCTGTTCATCGACGAGCTGCATGTGCTGGTCGGCGCCGGCAAGACCGATGGCGCCATGGATGCCGCGAACCTGATCAAGCCGGCGCTGGCCCGGGGCGAGCTGCATTGCGTCGGCGCCACCACGCTGGACGAATACCGCAAGTATATCGAAAAGGACGCGGCGCTGGCCCGGCGCTTCCAGCCCGTCATGGTGCTGGAGCCCACGGTCGAGGACACGATCAGCATCCTGCGCGGCATCAAGGAGAAATACGAACTGCACCACGGCGTGCGCATCTCGGACGCGGCGCTGGTCGCGGCGGCGCAGCTGTCGCATCGCTATATCACCGACCGCTTCCTGCCCGACAAGGCCATCGACCTGGTGGACGAGGCGGCATCCCGGCTGCGCATGGAAGTGGACAGCAAGCCCGAGGAGCTGGACCAGCTCGACCGCCAGATCCTGCAGATGCAGATCGAGGCCGAGGCGCTGAAGAAGGAAGACGACGCCGCCAGCAAGGACCGGCTGGAGAAGCTGGAAAAGCAGCTTTCGGAACTGCAGGAGCGTTCGGCCACGATGACCGCGCGCTGGCAGGCCGAGCGTGACAGGCTGGAAGGCTCGCGCAACCTGAAGGAGCAGCTGGACCGCGCCCGCGCCGAACTGGACCAAGCCAAGCGCGAGGGCAACCTGGCCCGCGCCGGGGAGCTGTCCTATGGCATCATCCCGGGGCTGGAGAAGAAGCTGGCCGAGGCCGAGGGCCCCGACGAGGGTCCGATGGTCGAGGAGGCCGTGCGCCCCGAGCAGATCGCCGAAGTGGTCGAGCGCTGGACCGGCATCCCGACCAGCAAGATGCTGGAGGGTGAGCGCGAGAAGCTCCTGAAGATGGAAGAGGTGCTGGGCAAGCGCGTCATCGGCCAGTCCGAGGCGGTAACGGCGGTGGCCAATGCCGTGCGCCGTGCCCGTGCCGGGCTCAATGACCCGAAACGGCCGCTGGGCAGCTTCCTGTTCCTGGGCCCGACCGGCGTCGGCAAGACCGAGCTGACCAAGGCCATCGCCGAATATATGTTCGACGACGACAATGCGATGGTGCGCATCGATATGTCCGAGTTCATGGAGAAGCACTCGGTCGCCCGCCTGATCGGCGCGCCTCCGGGCTATGTCGGCTATGACGAGGGCGGCGTGCTGACCGAGGCGGTGCGGCGCCGGCCCTATCAGGTGATCCTGTTCGACGAGGTCGAAAAGGCGCACCCGGACGTGTTCAACGTGCTGTTGCAGGTGCTGGACGACGGCCAGCTGACCGACGGCCAGGGCAGGACGGTGGACTTCAAGCAGACGCTGATCATCCTGACCTCGAACCTCGGGGCGCAGGCGCTGTCGGCGCTGCCGGACGGCGCGGATTCGAGCCAGGCACGGACGCAGGTGATGGACGCGGTGCGGGCGCATTTCCGCCCCGAGTTCCTGAACCGGCTGGACGAGATCATCATCTTCCACCGCCTGACGCGCGAGAACATGGACGGCATCGTCAAGATCCAGCTGATGGGCCTGGAACACCGGCTGGCGCAGCGCAACATCCATCTGGACCTGGACGAGGATGCGATGAAATGGCTGGCGGACGAAGGCTATGACCCGGTCTTCGGCGCCCGGCCGCTGAAGCGGGTGATCCAGCGCAGCCTGCAGAACCCGCTGGCCGAGATGATCCTGGGCGGCGAGGTGCTGGACGGCCAGACCGTGCATGTCAGCGCCGGTCCCGACGGGCTGATCGTCGGCAACCGGGTGACCGGCGCCCATCTGGGCGAAGCCGACGAAAGCGGCCCGCGCGCGCCGCTGCATTGA
- the pyrF gene encoding orotidine-5'-phosphate decarboxylase has product MDDRLIVALDVPNALAGLELAEKIGDAASFYKIGLGMLTGGGLALANELKQEHGKRIFLDMKFFDIGATVQAAVKGIAQYDLDFLTVHGDPHVVRAAKQGAAGSNLKILAVTILTSLDRADLDAGLIVPGDVAEIVATRAARAFEAGADGVIASPREAALIRALPESAGRLIVTPGVRPAGADAGDQKRIETPATAIANGADHIVVGRPIWQADDPRAAAQAIQAELASA; this is encoded by the coding sequence ATGGATGACCGTCTGATCGTGGCGCTGGACGTGCCGAATGCGCTGGCCGGGCTGGAGCTGGCCGAGAAGATCGGCGACGCCGCCAGCTTCTACAAGATCGGGCTGGGAATGCTGACCGGCGGCGGCCTGGCGCTCGCCAACGAGCTGAAGCAGGAACATGGCAAGCGCATCTTCCTGGACATGAAATTCTTCGACATCGGCGCGACCGTGCAGGCGGCGGTCAAGGGCATCGCGCAATACGACCTCGACTTCCTGACCGTGCATGGCGACCCGCATGTGGTGCGGGCGGCGAAACAGGGCGCGGCCGGGTCGAACCTGAAGATCCTCGCCGTGACCATCCTGACCTCGCTGGACCGCGCCGACCTGGATGCCGGGCTGATCGTGCCGGGCGACGTGGCCGAGATCGTCGCCACCCGCGCCGCCCGCGCCTTCGAGGCCGGGGCCGATGGCGTCATCGCCAGCCCGCGCGAGGCGGCCTTGATCCGCGCCCTGCCCGAATCGGCGGGCCGGCTGATCGTCACCCCCGGCGTGCGGCCGGCGGGCGCCGACGCGGGCGACCAGAAGCGGATCGAGACCCCCGCCACCGCCATCGCCAATGGCGCCGATCATATCGTGGTCGGCCGGCCGATCTGGCAGGCCGACGACCCGCGCGCCGCCGCGCAGGCGATCCAGGCCGAGCTCGCCTCGGCCTGA
- a CDS encoding glutathione S-transferase family protein, whose amino-acid sequence MSVMQLYRRGGWGSAIVEMQLAHYGIGFEPVEVADLFIDQQAREALMRISPAGQIPVLILPDGRVMSETAAITLHLADLTGRDDLVPRPDAPERPQFLRWLIFLVAQVYPCFTFGDDPARFLAEEPAQKQLAEATTARLQALWSILERAAGTPWLLGERFSALDLYAAAMTNWRPGPEWFQAQAPKVWASAQATAVRPGIAPVWQQNFA is encoded by the coding sequence ATGTCCGTGATGCAGCTTTACCGGCGCGGCGGTTGGGGCTCGGCCATCGTCGAGATGCAACTGGCGCATTACGGGATCGGCTTCGAGCCGGTCGAGGTCGCCGATCTGTTCATCGACCAGCAGGCGCGCGAGGCGCTGATGCGCATCAGCCCGGCCGGGCAGATCCCGGTGCTGATCCTGCCCGACGGTCGGGTGATGTCGGAGACCGCCGCGATCACGCTGCACCTGGCCGACCTGACCGGGCGCGACGATCTGGTGCCCAGGCCGGATGCGCCCGAGCGGCCGCAGTTCCTGCGCTGGCTGATCTTCCTGGTGGCGCAGGTCTATCCCTGCTTCACCTTCGGCGACGATCCGGCGCGCTTCCTGGCCGAGGAGCCGGCGCAGAAGCAACTGGCCGAGGCCACCACCGCGCGATTGCAGGCGCTTTGGTCGATCCTGGAAAGGGCGGCCGGCACGCCTTGGCTGCTGGGCGAACGCTTCTCGGCGCTGGATCTTTACGCAGCAGCGATGACCAATTGGCGGCCCGGCCCGGAGTGGTTCCAGGCCCAGGCGCCCAAGGTCTGGGCCAGCGCCCAGGCGACCGCGGTGCGGCCCGGGATCGCCCCGGTCTGGCAGCAGAATTTCGCCTGA
- a CDS encoding NUDIX hydrolase translates to MLTHAGCLLACLRDDVPHIPFPAHWDLPGGGAEPGETPLACGLRELHEEFGLRLPPGRLTGRAFAAWNDPGRQSWMFHGQLRPEEIAAIRFGDEGQEWRMMPVQEFIAHPRAVPHFRQRVRLILAEAGADL, encoded by the coding sequence GTGCTGACCCATGCCGGCTGCCTGCTGGCCTGCCTGCGCGACGACGTTCCGCATATCCCGTTTCCGGCGCATTGGGACCTGCCCGGCGGCGGGGCCGAGCCGGGCGAGACGCCGCTGGCCTGCGGCTTGCGCGAGCTTCACGAGGAATTCGGCCTGCGCCTGCCGCCCGGGCGGCTGACCGGCCGCGCCTTTGCCGCCTGGAACGACCCCGGCCGGCAAAGCTGGATGTTCCACGGCCAGCTTCGCCCCGAGGAAATCGCCGCCATCCGCTTCGGCGACGAGGGGCAGGAGTGGCGCATGATGCCTGTCCAGGAATTCATCGCCCATCCTCGCGCCGTGCCGCATTTCCGGCAGCGGGTGCGGCTGATCCTTGCCGAGGCCGGCGCGGATCTTTGA
- a CDS encoding SPFH domain-containing protein, which yields MPPELSDLLSRNIALIVLAVVIFLAVSRAVRIVPQSEKYVVERFGRLHSVLGPGINFIVPFLDRVAHRISVLERQLPTSRQDAITADNVLVQVETSVFYRIIEPEKTVYRIRDVDAAITTTVAGIVRSEIGTMELDQVQSNRAPLIERIRESLANIVDDWGIEVTRAEILDVNLDEATRAAMLQQLNAERARRAQVTEAEGRRRAVELAADGDLYAAEQQAKAKRVLADAEAYATNAIAAAIRDGGIEAAQYQVAMKQVETLAEVGKGQGKQTVILPAAAVEVMGDAFKLFRGPRP from the coding sequence ATGCCGCCCGAACTCTCGGACCTGCTCAGCCGGAACATCGCCCTGATCGTGCTGGCGGTGGTGATCTTCCTTGCCGTCAGCCGCGCCGTCCGCATCGTGCCGCAATCCGAGAAATACGTCGTCGAGCGCTTCGGCCGGCTGCATTCGGTGCTGGGGCCGGGGATCAACTTCATCGTGCCCTTCCTCGACCGGGTGGCGCATCGCATCTCGGTGCTGGAACGGCAGCTGCCGACCTCGCGCCAGGATGCGATCACCGCGGACAACGTGCTGGTGCAGGTCGAGACCAGCGTCTTCTATCGCATCATCGAGCCGGAAAAGACCGTCTATCGCATCCGTGACGTCGATGCGGCGATCACCACCACCGTCGCCGGCATCGTGCGGTCCGAGATCGGCACGATGGAGCTGGACCAGGTGCAGTCGAATCGCGCGCCCCTGATCGAGCGCATCCGCGAATCGCTGGCCAATATCGTCGACGACTGGGGCATCGAGGTAACGCGGGCCGAGATCTTGGACGTGAACCTGGACGAGGCGACCCGCGCCGCCATGCTGCAGCAGCTGAACGCCGAACGCGCCCGCCGCGCCCAGGTGACCGAGGCCGAGGGCCGCCGCCGCGCGGTGGAACTGGCCGCCGACGGCGATCTTTACGCCGCCGAGCAGCAGGCCAAGGCCAAGCGCGTCCTGGCCGATGCCGAAGCCTATGCCACCAATGCCATCGCCGCCGCCATCCGCGACGGCGGCATCGAGGCCGCGCAATACCAGGTCGCGATGAAGCAGGTCGAGACCCTGGCCGAGGTCGGCAAGGGCCAGGGCAAGCAGACGGTGATCCTGCCGGCCGCGGCCGTCGAGGTCATGGGCGACGCCTTCAAGCTGTTCCGGGGCCCGCGGCCATGA
- a CDS encoding N-formylglutamate amidohydrolase has translation MDSEDSVYDLTRPDRWQGGVIFASPHSGCAYPDWFLAESRLDAQQLRSSEDAFVDRLIRRAPDHGAALLTARVPRSVVDLNRGPEEIDPLVVQGGMPPAMNPRIMAGLGVIPRVVSQGRSIHDRPMPRAEAESRLARFWHPYHRALSGLIDEAVGRFGGAVLIDMHSMPRDALAHLPRPRPDMVLGDRNGASAAPRISAAVAEAATAEGFRVRRNSPFAGAYVTATYGRPRDNIHVVQLELDRSLYMDEGRIEPRADFAQFEARFARVVERLARLRPDATDGAIAAE, from the coding sequence ATGGACAGCGAAGACAGCGTATATGACCTGACAAGGCCGGACCGCTGGCAGGGCGGGGTGATCTTTGCCTCGCCGCATTCCGGCTGCGCCTATCCCGACTGGTTCCTGGCCGAATCGCGGCTGGACGCGCAGCAGCTGCGTTCCTCCGAGGATGCCTTCGTCGACCGGCTGATTCGGCGCGCGCCCGACCATGGCGCGGCGCTGCTGACCGCGCGGGTGCCGCGCTCGGTGGTGGACCTCAACCGCGGGCCCGAGGAAATCGACCCGCTGGTGGTGCAGGGCGGCATGCCGCCGGCGATGAACCCGCGCATCATGGCCGGGCTGGGGGTGATTCCCCGCGTCGTCTCGCAGGGGCGTTCCATCCACGACCGGCCGATGCCGCGGGCCGAGGCCGAAAGCCGGCTCGCGCGCTTCTGGCATCCCTATCACCGCGCGCTTTCGGGCCTGATCGACGAGGCGGTGGGGCGCTTCGGCGGCGCGGTGCTGATCGACATGCATTCCATGCCGCGCGATGCGCTGGCGCATCTGCCGCGCCCGCGCCCGGACATGGTGCTGGGCGACCGCAACGGCGCCTCGGCCGCCCCCCGCATCAGCGCCGCCGTGGCCGAGGCCGCCACGGCCGAGGGCTTCCGCGTCCGCCGCAACTCGCCCTTTGCCGGCGCCTATGTCACCGCGACCTATGGCCGGCCGCGCGACAATATCCATGTCGTGCAGCTGGAACTGGACCGCTCGCTTTACATGGACGAGGGCCGGATCGAGCCGCGCGCCGATTTCGCGCAGTTCGAGGCCCGCTTCGCCCGCGTCGTCGAGCGGCTGGCCCGGTTGCGCCCGGATGCGACCGACGGCGCCATCGCCGCCGAATAG
- the ykgO gene encoding type B 50S ribosomal protein L36 → MKVRNSLRSLKSRHRDCQIVRRKGRIYVINKTNPRFKARQG, encoded by the coding sequence ATGAAGGTTCGCAATTCGCTCCGCTCGCTCAAGAGCCGCCACCGCGATTGCCAGATCGTGCGCCGCAAGGGCCGGATCTATGTGATCAACAAGACCAACCCGCGCTTCAAGGCCCGCCAGGGCTGA